Proteins co-encoded in one Saprospira grandis genomic window:
- a CDS encoding FISUMP domain-containing protein, translated as MRKQLLFCFLALGFLSSCRTANNSGSFTDPRDGQSYKTVNLSGNVWMAENLRFEHAEAQPYGKDESKKSDGLLYSLAGARNACPEGWHLPSVAEWKFLLKKAGGYYHEVVNGRKPERKDSPSSVFLKINEGDGFGFPVLPIGWGSPKNGGLFMDQGKKTAFWSDTGHPTMRKYHKFVLFNFEEQRVTITQKPFDDLLLPCRCVQD; from the coding sequence ATGAGAAAGCAGCTTTTATTTTGCTTTTTGGCCCTAGGCTTCCTCTCTTCTTGCAGAACGGCCAACAACAGCGGCAGTTTTACCGATCCAAGAGATGGCCAAAGCTATAAAACAGTAAACCTAAGCGGCAATGTTTGGATGGCGGAAAACCTCCGCTTTGAGCATGCAGAAGCGCAGCCTTATGGAAAGGACGAAAGTAAAAAATCTGACGGTTTGCTGTACAGCTTGGCTGGCGCCCGCAATGCTTGTCCAGAAGGCTGGCATTTACCTTCTGTAGCAGAATGGAAGTTTTTGCTCAAAAAAGCGGGCGGCTATTATCATGAGGTAGTCAATGGCCGAAAGCCCGAAAGAAAGGACTCCCCTTCTTCAGTCTTTTTAAAAATCAATGAAGGAGATGGTTTTGGCTTTCCCGTTTTGCCTATTGGCTGGGGCAGCCCCAAAAATGGCGGCTTATTTATGGACCAAGGGAAGAAAACCGCTTTTTGGAGCGATACAGGCCATCCCACTATGAGAAAATACCATAAATTTGTTCTATTCAATTTTGAGGAACAAAGAGTAACCATTACTCAAAAGCCTTTTGACGACTTGCTTTTGCCTTGTCGTTGTGTACAAGATTAA
- a CDS encoding protein kinase domain-containing protein, whose protein sequence is MSRASYYLEKTKKRIILAHKPFARGGEGALYKVRSPRRLQDRVVKLYYPHKLQAEKRSKLRALANYPPQGLGEEQSPIFVWPEEIVVDQHKQLRGFMMPFVQGHKLELFCLPKLPARLGSYFQKYNLSAENGRVLRLRLAFELSLGLARLQAEGPYVLVDLKPENILLTADNQLAFVDLDAMQLEHPQGLEKATVTTPEYSAPEYYRDGRPSVFDSSWDNFALAVIIYKLLFGIHPFAAAAGGKYAELTSLHQKIEAGLFPHQSEIPFSVIPPPHQRFKEESTALQEAFKQAFILGHSSPQDRPSARAYCSILWAELKDPNLLGRFLDFYPIVWRKKGELLTVEELATNFGQEEKSIVALEAPILAHWEQQALELPQELPSAVIIPPHLRKEILWALPILVVVAAILALNLKWAYGFQKSFLLFPISVVLALLGYFKRKKLLLQEQKRVAIGAIWAEIKAWNEESAQPPLAKKELAYWNLEEKKKDLIKEYQQALRQLEKERKILAAAEKQIDPKEEEKALKALHGQKSLPFPHHLWKKKDAFLNQLWEQSPYPFNGQKSIAAAKQQLAALEAEELEKIEQASFSTDKKAARLAILEKNYQENMALWESQQRSLDSSWQQEELEGKQRLNRLADFDRNYKKRLPSISPAFNQTLLIYMGIDSMLSLAQVDPISAELEFVGGEKRSLAPWVEQKPSLMKELYDWWQEVMAAQKAFLAQQDRLNIDRAKKDLAKERKQWQKKYEKKKAQLAQADEEFFRQEARTVIVLKYKSWRKELKKVEKLLYKKAQKNIAGEALANWKKAFLSLSIQHHQDLWQLSAQQEALFSPFSFEERMNFEQKDRQKVLEECLAAYHQEYGHEKAPKKGAI, encoded by the coding sequence ATGTCTAGAGCAAGCTACTACTTAGAAAAAACAAAAAAGCGAATCATCTTGGCCCATAAACCTTTTGCCAGAGGTGGAGAAGGGGCCTTGTATAAAGTGCGAAGCCCCCGAAGGTTGCAAGATCGAGTGGTTAAATTGTATTATCCGCATAAATTGCAGGCCGAAAAAAGAAGCAAATTGCGGGCCCTCGCCAACTACCCTCCCCAAGGCCTAGGCGAAGAACAATCGCCTATTTTTGTTTGGCCCGAAGAAATAGTCGTGGACCAACACAAACAACTGCGGGGCTTTATGATGCCTTTTGTGCAGGGACATAAATTGGAGCTTTTTTGTTTGCCCAAATTGCCCGCTCGTTTAGGGAGTTATTTTCAAAAATATAATTTATCCGCAGAAAATGGCCGAGTTTTGCGGCTTCGCCTCGCCTTTGAATTGAGCTTGGGATTGGCTCGTTTGCAGGCCGAGGGCCCCTACGTTCTAGTGGATTTAAAGCCAGAAAACATCTTGCTTACTGCAGATAATCAACTGGCTTTTGTGGATTTGGATGCCATGCAATTGGAGCATCCTCAAGGGCTAGAAAAGGCCACCGTAACTACCCCAGAGTATAGCGCCCCAGAATATTATCGAGATGGCCGACCCTCTGTTTTTGATAGCAGTTGGGACAATTTTGCCTTGGCCGTGATTATTTACAAATTATTGTTTGGGATTCATCCCTTTGCAGCTGCCGCAGGGGGAAAATATGCCGAATTGACGAGTTTGCATCAAAAAATTGAGGCGGGACTCTTTCCGCATCAATCAGAAATTCCTTTTTCAGTTATTCCCCCTCCGCATCAGCGGTTTAAAGAAGAATCTACAGCTCTGCAAGAAGCATTTAAACAGGCCTTTATTCTTGGGCATTCTTCGCCGCAAGATCGGCCTTCGGCCAGAGCATACTGTTCTATTTTGTGGGCCGAATTAAAAGATCCTAATTTATTGGGACGTTTTTTAGACTTCTACCCTATTGTTTGGCGAAAAAAAGGAGAACTATTAACGGTAGAAGAATTAGCGACTAACTTTGGACAGGAAGAAAAAAGCATAGTGGCCCTAGAAGCGCCAATTTTGGCCCATTGGGAGCAGCAAGCCCTAGAACTGCCTCAGGAACTGCCCTCAGCGGTGATTATTCCGCCCCATTTGCGGAAAGAAATTTTGTGGGCCTTGCCTATCCTTGTTGTAGTCGCAGCTATTTTGGCCCTAAATTTAAAATGGGCCTATGGATTTCAGAAAAGCTTTTTGCTCTTCCCTATTTCGGTTGTTTTGGCTCTTCTAGGCTATTTTAAGCGAAAAAAGCTTTTGTTACAAGAACAAAAAAGAGTAGCTATTGGCGCCATTTGGGCCGAAATAAAGGCTTGGAATGAAGAAAGTGCGCAGCCTCCTTTGGCCAAAAAAGAATTGGCTTATTGGAATTTGGAAGAAAAGAAAAAAGACTTAATTAAGGAGTATCAGCAAGCTTTGAGGCAGCTAGAAAAAGAGCGCAAAATCTTAGCTGCGGCAGAAAAACAAATTGATCCTAAAGAGGAGGAAAAAGCCCTAAAGGCATTGCATGGGCAAAAAAGTCTGCCTTTTCCCCATCATCTTTGGAAAAAGAAGGATGCTTTTTTAAACCAGCTCTGGGAGCAATCGCCTTACCCCTTTAATGGGCAAAAAAGTATAGCCGCAGCTAAGCAGCAGTTGGCAGCATTAGAGGCTGAAGAATTGGAAAAAATAGAACAGGCTTCTTTTTCTACAGATAAAAAAGCAGCTAGATTGGCCATTTTAGAGAAAAACTACCAAGAAAATATGGCCCTTTGGGAAAGTCAGCAGCGTTCTTTAGACAGCAGTTGGCAACAAGAAGAGCTAGAAGGAAAGCAAAGACTAAATCGCTTGGCAGATTTTGATCGGAACTATAAAAAAAGGTTGCCTAGTATTTCTCCAGCTTTCAATCAAACTTTACTCATTTATATGGGTATTGACAGTATGTTGTCTTTGGCCCAAGTAGATCCAATTTCGGCAGAGCTTGAGTTTGTGGGAGGAGAAAAACGTTCTTTGGCCCCTTGGGTAGAGCAAAAACCCAGCTTAATGAAAGAGCTATATGATTGGTGGCAGGAAGTTATGGCAGCGCAAAAAGCCTTTTTGGCTCAGCAAGATCGCCTAAATATTGATCGGGCCAAAAAGGATTTGGCCAAAGAGCGCAAACAATGGCAAAAAAAGTATGAAAAGAAAAAGGCCCAACTAGCACAGGCCGATGAGGAATTTTTTCGGCAAGAAGCGAGGACAGTTATTGTCCTTAAATATAAAAGTTGGAGAAAGGAATTAAAAAAGGTAGAAAAGCTACTGTATAAAAAAGCCCAAAAAAATATAGCGGGCGAAGCCCTAGCGAATTGGAAAAAAGCCTTTTTATCCTTAAGCATACAGCATCATCAGGATCTATGGCAGTTGTCGGCTCAGCAAGAGGCGCTTTTTTCTCCATTTTCATTTGAAGAGCGGATGAATTTTGAGCAAAAAGATCGGCAGAAAGTGTTGGAGGAATGTTTGGCGGCTTATCATCAGGAATATGGGCATGAAAAAGCCCCCAAAAAGGGGGCAATTTAG